A genomic window from Bacteroidota bacterium includes:
- the xth gene encoding exodeoxyribonuclease III: MAKIISYNVNGIRAAVKKGLIDWVKTENPDILCIQESKAQISQIPQLEFEQLGYKCFCFSAQKKGYSGVAIFTKTQADFHEYGMKNPKYDNEGRVIRCDYGDTTLLNIYFPSGSSGDIRQKFKMEFLDDIYNYINELKTTRPNLIVCGDFNICHTEIDIHNPKRQQKTSGFLPEERAWLSKFLGNGFLDSFRLFNSEPHNYSWWSYRAAARQKNLGWRIDYFMLSETIKDRIKSASILPQVFHSDHCPVSVEIEIGN, translated from the coding sequence ATGGCAAAAATAATATCGTATAATGTAAACGGAATTAGAGCAGCGGTAAAGAAAGGATTGATAGATTGGGTAAAAACCGAAAATCCCGATATTCTCTGCATTCAGGAAAGCAAAGCACAAATTTCGCAAATACCACAACTTGAATTTGAACAACTTGGCTATAAATGTTTCTGTTTTTCAGCACAAAAAAAGGGATACAGCGGAGTTGCAATCTTTACAAAAACTCAAGCGGATTTTCACGAGTACGGAATGAAAAATCCAAAATATGATAACGAAGGTCGTGTTATCCGCTGCGATTATGGAGATACGACCTTATTAAATATTTATTTTCCTTCCGGTTCAAGCGGAGATATTCGGCAGAAATTTAAAATGGAGTTTCTCGACGATATTTACAATTACATCAACGAACTTAAAACCACAAGGCCAAATCTTATTGTATGCGGCGATTTTAACATTTGCCATACAGAAATCGATATTCACAACCCAAAAAGACAACAAAAAACTTCCGGATTTTTGCCTGAAGAACGAGCATGGCTTAGCAAATTTCTTGGAAACGGATTTCTCGACAGTTTCAGATTATTTAATTCAGAGCCTCACAATTATTCGTGGTGGAGCTATCGCGCCGCTGCCAGACAGAAAAATCTTGGTTGGAGAATCGATTATTTTATGCTTTCTGAAACAATTAAAGATAGAATAAAATCGGCTTCAATTTTGCCTCAGGTTTTTCATTCAGACCATTGTCCGGTTAGTGTTGAAATTGAAATTGGAAATTAG
- a CDS encoding YjbQ family protein: MKSFRKELWYNTSKRRELINITPEIDSCVYESGIQEGFVLVNAMHITASVFINDDESGLHQDYENWLEKLAPEKPYSQYHHNGFEDNGDAHLKRTIMGREVVVAITNGKLDLGPWEQIFYGEFDGKRRKRVLVKIIGE; the protein is encoded by the coding sequence ATGAAATCATTTAGAAAAGAGCTTTGGTATAATACATCAAAAAGAAGAGAGTTGATAAATATAACTCCTGAAATTGATAGTTGTGTTTATGAAAGCGGCATTCAGGAAGGCTTTGTGCTTGTGAATGCAATGCACATAACAGCAAGCGTTTTTATAAACGATGACGAATCGGGTTTGCATCAGGATTATGAAAACTGGTTAGAAAAACTAGCTCCTGAAAAACCATATTCGCAATATCATCACAATGGATTTGAAGACAATGGCGATGCACATTTGAAGCGTACAATAATGGGGCGAGAGGTTGTTGTTGCCATTACTAATGGAAAATTAGATCTTGGCCCATGGGAGCAAATTTTTTATGGAGAATTTGATGGAAAAAGACGAAAAAGGGTCTTGGTGAAAATTATTGGTGAATAG
- a CDS encoding inorganic phosphate transporter — MTTFYIILVVVLFALAISDLIVGVSNDAVNFLNSAIGSKSAPFWVLMIVASLGIVVGATFSSGMMEIARKGIFHPQHFYFSEIMIIFLAVMITDVILLDMFNTFGLPTSTTVSIVFELLGAAVAVSIIKITNDPNALEITEYINTGKAMAIISGILLSVVVAFSVGAIVQYFTRLIFSFNFKKNVKRYGSIWGGIAISAITYFILIKGAKGTSFMTSEMKAWISENTLLILLYSFIIWTVLLQLFSWIFSLNVLKTIVLVGTFALAMAFAGNDLVNFIGVPLAGFESYKAWIADAGNPDTFSMSMLTGKIKTPTEYLIIAGLIMVITLWLSKKARSVVKTSLDLSRQDEGEERFGSSIFARSVVRGGLNLNKYVTKLIPATVSQKIDKQFDQSSYLQEKSDDDKISFDLVRASVNLVVASILISFATSLKLPLSTTYVTFMVAMGTSLADRAWGRESAVYRVTGVLTIIGGWFFTALIAFTVSFVVALIINWGGIVAITLLIALAALVIYRTHLIHSKKESKKEKELEEENIVYEKSKVLQKSSSKIIYNINQFSDLYNKTIVGLINEDRKQLLSVKNEVNQLNTNAKKLKDNIFKTLKNFRDDSIESGPFYVQILDYVREMAHCMTFISNPSFMHIDNNHPGLAQYQIDNLIKVKLDLNEFVQKMLKIIESEEFSEVETAISKQQEILELLDDYRKEQINKIKSEDTGTKNSMLYFGILYETKNMLLFAINLLKAYRDFLLLSKTSAKS; from the coding sequence ATGACGACATTTTACATTATTTTGGTTGTAGTCTTATTTGCACTTGCAATTTCCGATTTGATTGTAGGAGTTAGCAACGATGCGGTAAATTTTTTGAACTCTGCTATTGGGTCTAAATCGGCTCCATTTTGGGTTCTAATGATAGTGGCGAGTCTTGGAATAGTTGTGGGAGCTACATTTTCGAGCGGCATGATGGAAATTGCACGAAAGGGAATTTTCCATCCACAGCATTTTTACTTCTCCGAAATAATGATAATATTTCTTGCAGTCATGATAACTGATGTCATATTATTAGATATGTTCAATACTTTTGGTTTGCCAACTTCAACTACGGTTTCGATTGTTTTCGAACTTCTTGGTGCAGCTGTAGCAGTTTCAATCATCAAAATTACGAACGACCCAAATGCCCTTGAGATTACCGAATATATCAATACAGGTAAAGCTATGGCTATTATTTCCGGCATATTGTTATCTGTTGTTGTGGCATTTTCGGTGGGTGCTATTGTTCAGTATTTTACTAGGTTGATATTCTCTTTTAATTTTAAGAAAAATGTGAAACGATATGGCTCAATTTGGGGAGGCATTGCAATTTCTGCTATTACATATTTCATTTTGATAAAAGGAGCCAAAGGGACTTCTTTCATGACAAGTGAAATGAAAGCCTGGATAAGTGAAAATACCTTATTAATATTACTCTATAGTTTTATTATTTGGACTGTTCTTTTGCAATTATTTTCATGGATTTTCAGCCTAAATGTTTTGAAAACCATCGTCTTAGTTGGAACATTTGCTTTAGCTATGGCATTTGCTGGAAACGACTTAGTAAATTTCATTGGAGTTCCACTTGCAGGATTCGAGTCGTATAAAGCATGGATTGCAGATGCTGGAAATCCTGATACTTTTTCGATGTCCATGCTCACAGGGAAAATTAAAACACCTACAGAATATCTTATAATCGCGGGTTTGATTATGGTAATTACATTGTGGCTATCAAAAAAAGCACGATCGGTTGTAAAAACTTCTCTCGATTTAAGCCGACAAGATGAAGGGGAAGAAAGATTTGGCTCAAGTATTTTCGCACGATCGGTTGTGAGAGGTGGACTAAATTTGAATAAATATGTAACTAAATTGATTCCGGCTACGGTTTCCCAAAAAATTGATAAGCAATTTGACCAATCAAGTTATTTGCAGGAAAAATCAGATGATGATAAAATCTCTTTCGATTTAGTGAGAGCCTCAGTAAATCTTGTGGTAGCAAGTATTTTGATTTCTTTTGCAACATCATTGAAACTTCCATTATCTACAACATATGTAACATTTATGGTTGCAATGGGAACCTCGCTTGCCGATCGTGCCTGGGGCAGAGAAAGTGCAGTTTATAGAGTAACCGGCGTTTTAACCATTATTGGAGGTTGGTTCTTTACTGCATTAATTGCATTTACTGTATCATTTGTTGTTGCACTAATCATCAATTGGGGCGGAATTGTTGCAATTACTTTGTTAATAGCTCTTGCCGCTTTGGTTATTTACAGAACTCATCTAATTCACAGCAAAAAAGAAAGCAAAAAAGAAAAAGAACTTGAAGAAGAAAATATTGTTTATGAAAAAAGTAAAGTATTACAGAAAAGTTCTTCAAAAATTATTTATAATATAAACCAGTTTTCTGACTTATACAACAAAACAATAGTAGGATTGATAAACGAAGACCGCAAGCAACTTCTTAGTGTAAAAAACGAAGTGAATCAATTGAATACGAATGCCAAAAAACTGAAAGACAACATTTTTAAAACACTCAAAAATTTCCGCGACGATTCGATAGAATCCGGACCTTTTTATGTTCAGATTTTGGACTATGTTCGAGAAATGGCACACTGCATGACATTTATATCGAATCCTAGCTTTATGCATATCGACAATAATCATCCCGGATTGGCACAATACCAAATTGATAATCTAATAAAAGTAAAACTTGACTTGAATGAATTTGTTCAAAAAATGCTTAAAATAATTGAAAGCGAAGAATTCTCGGAAGTTGAAACTGCAATTTCAAAACAGCAAGAAATTCTTGAACTTCTTGATGATTATAGAAAAGAACAAATTAATAAAATCAAAAGTGAAGATACAGGAACTAAAAATAGCATGCTATATTTCGGTATTTTGTACGAAACCAAAAACATGCTTCTTTTTGCAATCAATTTACTTAAGGCTTATAGAGATTTCCTATTATTAAGTAAAACTTCAGCAAAGTCATAA
- a CDS encoding sensor histidine kinase codes for MKFSSPKQLSIFISVLISVAFLILVSVSHFLEISLWVYLILISLFVFILFYVLLLFLFKDFITNKIKPIYKIIHKIKDSSYLSNEKLESGDIISAVEKEVKEWEHLKTKEIDSLKANEKYRKEFLGNVSHELKTPIFNIQGYIFTLLDGGLEDKSINRKYLERAEKSVNRLVNIVEDLVTISFIESDEIKLKFERFNLISVIEEIFEMQEVRASEKNISLKFSNKLTKPVSVFADKKGIFELISNLIINSIKYGNTNGNTEIEIFDMDKVVVVEVKDDGIGIAEKYHHRIFERFFRIEKSRSRNEGGTGLGLAIVKHIIEAHNQTISMNSAVNQGTSFTFTLQKAI; via the coding sequence ATGAAGTTTTCATCGCCAAAGCAATTATCGATTTTCATTTCTGTTTTAATATCCGTTGCATTTCTAATATTAGTTAGTGTTTCTCATTTCTTAGAAATTTCTCTTTGGGTGTATTTGATATTAATTTCACTTTTTGTCTTTATACTATTCTATGTTTTACTCTTATTTTTATTCAAAGATTTTATTACAAATAAGATAAAGCCTATTTATAAAATAATTCATAAAATAAAGGATAGTAGCTATTTATCCAATGAAAAGCTTGAAAGTGGAGACATTATTTCGGCAGTAGAAAAAGAAGTAAAAGAGTGGGAACATCTAAAAACCAAAGAAATAGATAGTTTAAAAGCAAATGAAAAATACAGAAAAGAATTTCTTGGTAATGTTTCTCACGAACTGAAAACGCCAATTTTTAATATTCAGGGATATATTTTTACACTTTTAGATGGCGGACTTGAAGACAAATCGATAAATCGGAAATATCTTGAACGAGCAGAGAAAAGTGTAAATCGATTGGTCAATATTGTTGAAGATCTTGTTACAATTTCTTTCATAGAATCGGACGAGATAAAACTTAAATTCGAAAGATTCAACCTAATTTCTGTTATTGAAGAGATTTTTGAAATGCAGGAAGTGAGGGCTTCTGAAAAAAATATTTCCTTGAAATTCTCCAACAAACTTACAAAGCCGGTTTCTGTATTTGCTGATAAAAAAGGAATATTTGAGCTTATCAGTAATTTGATTATTAATTCGATAAAATACGGAAACACAAACGGAAACACAGAAATTGAAATATTTGACATGGATAAAGTTGTGGTAGTCGAGGTTAAGGACGATGGAATTGGAATAGCCGAAAAATATCATCATAGAATATTCGAAAGATTTTTCAGAATTGAAAAAAGCCGTTCAAGAAATGAAGGCGGAACAGGGCTTGGCCTTGCAATTGTAAAACATATTATCGAAGCACACAATCAAACAATTAGTATGAATAGTGCTGTTAATCAAGGCACTTCATTTACTTTTACTTTACAAAAAGCTATTTGA
- a CDS encoding 4Fe-4S dicluster domain-containing protein translates to MNKKQKANESSRRKFLKIGIGIGAGLATGLGSRELLASDSEIEKKTGKKVKLLTAEGKLVEADESSISYKTVKPALGEEAKEGLPNRKFVMVIDLARCKNARKCVDACQEGHHLPKDHEWIKLYLLQDSEATAPYWFPRPCFHCDSPLCVSVCPVGATYKRSDGIVLVDNQRCIGCKFCMTGCPYSARVFNWTEPHVEEKTKEEIGPYSPETNFPPVEGTVGKCVFCADNLRNNKLPRCVTACPMGVIYFGDVLEDTVTNGSDTIRLSTLLKDKSGYRYLEELGTQPSVYYLPPVNRKFPVERGFKGLEPEVKERYSNTQYMNKQKDNE, encoded by the coding sequence ATGAACAAAAAGCAGAAAGCTAATGAATCGTCAAGAAGGAAATTCCTTAAAATTGGAATTGGAATTGGTGCAGGTTTAGCAACAGGATTAGGCAGCAGAGAATTGCTGGCTTCAGATTCAGAAATAGAAAAAAAAACAGGGAAGAAAGTTAAATTGTTAACAGCGGAAGGTAAGCTGGTTGAAGCTGATGAATCTTCAATAAGTTATAAAACTGTAAAACCTGCTCTTGGTGAAGAAGCGAAAGAAGGATTGCCTAATAGGAAATTTGTAATGGTAATAGATCTGGCAAGGTGCAAAAATGCCAGAAAATGTGTTGATGCCTGCCAAGAAGGCCATCATTTACCCAAGGATCATGAGTGGATAAAATTATATCTTTTACAGGATTCTGAAGCTACTGCACCATATTGGTTTCCTCGTCCTTGTTTTCATTGCGACAGTCCTTTGTGTGTTAGTGTTTGCCCTGTGGGTGCAACATACAAACGAAGCGACGGAATTGTGCTTGTAGATAATCAAAGGTGTATAGGATGCAAGTTCTGTATGACAGGATGTCCATATTCAGCACGTGTATTCAATTGGACTGAGCCACATGTTGAAGAAAAAACAAAAGAAGAAATAGGGCCTTACTCGCCGGAAACAAATTTTCCTCCTGTTGAAGGTACAGTTGGGAAATGTGTTTTTTGTGCCGATAATCTCAGAAATAATAAATTGCCACGTTGCGTTACTGCATGTCCTATGGGTGTTATTTATTTCGGAGATGTACTTGAAGATACGGTTACAAACGGCTCAGATACTATACGTTTAAGTACATTACTAAAAGACAAAAGTGGCTATAGGTATCTTGAAGAATTAGGTACTCAACCCTCAGTTTATTATCTGCCTCCGGTAAATCGTAAATTCCCGGTTGAAAGAGGTTTTAAAGGTCTTGAGCCGGAAGTAAAGGAAAGGTATTCAAATACTCAGTATATGAACAAACAAAAAGACAATGAATAA
- a CDS encoding sigma-70 family RNA polymerase sigma factor: MLKEKELIKGCLKNDEKALDELYKRFSSKLFGICLRYAKNKMEAEDLLHDGFIRVLDNLKHFRFEGVFEGWLRRIMVTTAINFYKKNKRHSDDYDLENFGDSLIFENEIISKISTNELMQIVQSMPQGYKMVFNLFAIEGYKHREIAEIMNISESTSKTQFAKARKHLQVKILEELKIANKQ, encoded by the coding sequence ATGCTAAAGGAAAAAGAATTAATAAAAGGATGTTTAAAAAATGACGAAAAAGCTTTAGATGAATTATACAAACGCTTTTCATCTAAATTATTTGGTATTTGTCTGCGATATGCCAAAAACAAAATGGAAGCAGAAGATCTTTTACACGATGGGTTTATACGAGTACTCGACAATTTGAAGCACTTTAGATTCGAAGGAGTTTTCGAGGGTTGGCTAAGGCGAATTATGGTTACCACAGCAATAAATTTTTATAAGAAAAATAAACGCCACTCAGACGATTACGATTTAGAAAATTTTGGCGACAGTTTGATTTTCGAAAACGAAATAATCTCGAAAATATCGACAAACGAGCTAATGCAAATTGTTCAAAGCATGCCTCAAGGATACAAAATGGTGTTCAATCTTTTTGCAATTGAAGGATACAAACATCGTGAAATTGCCGAAATAATGAATATTTCTGAGAGTACTTCGAAAACACAATTTGCAAAGGCAAGAAAACACCTTCAAGTAAAAATCTTGGAAGAACTAAAGATTGCCAACAAGCAATAA
- a CDS encoding phospho-sugar mutase, whose amino-acid sequence MKNTDNLTLVKEKAQQWLEGSYDEKTKEQVKYLLQNDEKDLVESFYKDLEFGTGGLRGIMGVGTNRMNIYTVGMATQGLCNYLKQNFKDREQIKVAVAYDCRNNSPLFAETTANIFSANGIKAYLFESLRPTPELSFAIRHFGCQSGVVITASHNPKEYNGFKAYWDDGGQLINPHDVNVVEEARKITDINEVKFSGNNDLIEIIGNEIDELYLENVKSLSLSPEVIEQQKDMKIVYTPIHGTGVKLVPEILRKYGFTNIFNIKEQDKVDGNFPTVVSPNPEEPAALKMAIERAQEVDAEIVMATDPDADRVGIAVKDLNNNFTLLNGNQTAAILIYYLLRKWSENGKIKGKEYIIKTIVTTELLVDIAKKYKVEYFDTLTGFKFFADIMKKLEGKKTYIGGGEESYGYLAGEFVRDKDAVMACALIAEATAWAKNQGKKLIELLIEIYIEFGFYKENLISIVKKGKEGTEEIKKIMDNFRNNPPSHINNSKIVLIKDYLLQEEKDLNLNTSKAIELSKSNVLQFFLEDGSKISIRPSGTEPKIKFYFGVKEKLERKEDFETVNRILDEKIESVIKSLKLR is encoded by the coding sequence ATGAAAAACACAGATAATCTGACACTTGTAAAAGAGAAAGCACAACAATGGTTGGAAGGAAGTTATGACGAAAAAACAAAAGAACAAGTAAAATATTTGCTTCAAAATGATGAGAAAGACTTAGTCGAATCTTTCTATAAAGACCTTGAATTTGGAACTGGTGGTTTGCGAGGAATAATGGGAGTTGGAACAAACCGCATGAATATTTATACTGTTGGAATGGCAACTCAGGGATTGTGTAACTATTTGAAACAAAATTTCAAAGACAGGGAGCAAATAAAAGTTGCAGTAGCATACGATTGCCGCAATAATAGTCCTCTATTTGCCGAAACTACAGCCAATATTTTTTCTGCAAATGGAATAAAAGCATACCTTTTTGAATCTTTGCGACCAACTCCTGAACTTTCGTTTGCAATTCGTCATTTCGGATGCCAAAGTGGGGTGGTAATTACAGCTTCTCACAACCCAAAAGAATATAATGGTTTCAAGGCATATTGGGACGATGGTGGGCAATTAATAAATCCGCACGATGTGAATGTTGTTGAAGAAGCACGTAAAATTACTGATATAAATGAAGTTAAATTTTCCGGAAATAATGACCTTATAGAAATTATTGGAAATGAAATTGACGAACTTTATCTCGAAAATGTAAAATCGCTTTCATTGTCGCCCGAAGTGATTGAACAACAAAAAGATATGAAAATAGTTTACACTCCAATTCATGGAACTGGGGTTAAATTAGTCCCCGAAATTTTGCGAAAATATGGCTTCACTAATATTTTTAATATCAAAGAGCAAGATAAAGTTGATGGTAATTTTCCAACAGTAGTTTCGCCGAATCCAGAAGAACCAGCAGCTCTGAAAATGGCTATTGAGCGAGCACAAGAAGTTGATGCAGAAATTGTTATGGCAACAGATCCCGATGCCGACAGAGTGGGAATTGCTGTGAAAGACCTAAACAATAATTTCACTTTGCTAAATGGAAATCAGACTGCTGCAATTTTGATTTATTATCTGCTCAGAAAATGGTCGGAGAACGGAAAAATTAAGGGTAAGGAATACATTATCAAAACAATAGTTACAACAGAGCTATTAGTCGATATTGCCAAAAAGTATAAAGTTGAATATTTCGATACTCTTACCGGATTTAAATTTTTTGCCGATATTATGAAAAAATTGGAAGGCAAAAAAACTTATATCGGAGGCGGTGAAGAAAGTTACGGTTACCTTGCCGGCGAATTTGTTCGCGACAAAGATGCAGTTATGGCATGTGCATTAATTGCAGAAGCCACAGCATGGGCTAAAAATCAAGGCAAAAAGTTAATCGAATTATTGATAGAGATTTACATCGAATTTGGTTTTTATAAAGAAAACTTAATCTCAATTGTTAAAAAAGGAAAAGAAGGAACAGAAGAAATTAAAAAAATCATGGATAATTTCAGAAATAATCCTCCTTCACATATTAACAATTCGAAAATTGTACTTATCAAAGATTATCTTTTACAAGAAGAAAAAGACCTTAATCTAAATACTTCAAAAGCAATAGAATTGTCAAAATCAAATGTTCTACAATTTTTCTTAGAAGATGGATCTAAAATATCAATTCGTCCTTCGGGAACAGAACCTAAAATAAAATTCTATTTCGGAGTGAAAGAAAAACTTGAACGAAAAGAGGATTTTGAGACAGTGAATAGAATTTTAGATGAGAAAATTGAAAGTGTAATTAAATCGCTGAAACTAAGGTAG
- a CDS encoding cytochrome B encodes MADEKIYLYPVWIRIWHWFNALSFITLTISGLSMQYSNIDFTILPFELSVTLHNFSGIAVIILTTFFIVVNRFTRNGDYYNIKLKSLATRLTNQSKYYLFGIFKGESCPYPVSLERKFNPLQRLAYVLVMYIFYPVLIISGIGLFYPELIPMNFLGLNGILLTAILHATLGFICSLFLIVHVYLCTMGKKPGSLYKGMITGYHQ; translated from the coding sequence ATGGCAGATGAAAAAATATATTTATATCCTGTATGGATCAGGATATGGCATTGGTTTAATGCTTTGTCGTTTATTACACTTACAATATCAGGTTTGAGCATGCAATATTCAAATATTGATTTCACAATATTACCTTTTGAATTATCAGTTACACTACATAATTTTTCAGGTATTGCTGTAATTATTCTGACTACTTTTTTTATTGTTGTAAATCGTTTCACCCGAAATGGTGATTATTATAATATAAAGTTAAAATCTCTGGCTACAAGACTTACAAATCAGTCGAAATATTATTTATTTGGAATATTTAAAGGAGAGTCATGCCCATATCCTGTTAGTTTGGAAAGGAAGTTTAATCCTTTACAACGGCTAGCATATGTATTGGTTATGTATATATTCTATCCTGTTTTAATAATTTCGGGAATAGGATTATTTTATCCGGAATTAATACCTATGAACTTCTTAGGATTGAACGGCATATTATTGACAGCAATCTTACATGCAACATTGGGATTTATATGTTCATTGTTCCTTATTGTACATGTATATTTATGTACTATGGGTAAAAAACCAGGTTCGCTTTATAAAGGTATGATTACTGGATACCATCAGTAG
- the nrfD gene encoding polysulfide reductase NrfD has product MNNSKVDQLLKEFTPELENTSKSWYFIFLICILIFAFGIYGLVTQITEGHIVTGMRDHVVWGVYIVNFIFFMGLSYAGALISGVLHLFKSEWRKPIIRMSELITVISLVIGPVFILFCIGRLDRLHYLIIYPRIQSPITWDVIAISTDIIGCFIFLYLSFIEDFAYLRDYKNLNVKPWRKKIYRILSLGYKGTIIQKARIKRSKNIMAAMIIAIAIIVYSVLAWIFGVTLQPGWHSTIFGPYFVIAAVYSGTGLLIIIMWIYREIYHLEEYITLKHFVNIGTLLLIVGAFYGYFTFSDYLTKWYGSVKMDKKLIDALFTNYYGLFILANYVGVLVPIVVVGFRRFRNIRNITISAVITVIALWVNRFLIVVPTLETPYIPIQDTRSEWLTYSSTWVEWSLTMAGVAVFCMLFMLATKLVPIVSISELAEENERGLMRE; this is encoded by the coding sequence ATGAATAATTCGAAAGTTGATCAGTTATTGAAGGAGTTTACACCTGAGCTTGAGAACACATCTAAATCATGGTACTTTATTTTCCTAATTTGCATATTGATTTTTGCTTTTGGAATATATGGACTTGTTACTCAAATTACCGAAGGCCATATTGTTACTGGTATGCGCGATCATGTAGTTTGGGGAGTTTATATAGTTAATTTCATTTTCTTCATGGGATTAAGTTATGCTGGAGCACTCATTTCCGGTGTTTTACATTTGTTTAAATCAGAATGGAGAAAACCAATTATAAGGATGTCAGAACTAATTACAGTTATTTCACTGGTGATTGGTCCGGTATTTATCCTCTTTTGTATCGGACGTCTCGATAGGTTACATTATCTGATTATTTATCCTCGAATTCAGTCTCCTATTACCTGGGACGTAATTGCTATTTCTACAGATATTATCGGGTGTTTTATATTTCTCTATTTGTCATTTATTGAAGATTTTGCTTATCTTAGAGATTATAAAAACCTGAATGTTAAACCATGGAGAAAGAAGATTTATAGAATTCTTTCTTTAGGCTATAAAGGTACTATCATACAAAAAGCACGCATAAAAAGATCTAAAAATATAATGGCTGCTATGATCATTGCAATTGCAATTATTGTATATTCGGTATTAGCCTGGATTTTTGGTGTTACACTTCAGCCAGGCTGGCATAGTACTATTTTCGGACCTTATTTCGTTATTGCAGCAGTTTATTCAGGGACAGGGCTGTTAATTATAATTATGTGGATATATCGTGAAATTTATCACTTAGAAGAGTATATAACCCTGAAACACTTCGTTAATATTGGCACTCTGTTGCTTATTGTTGGTGCATTTTACGGATATTTTACTTTTAGCGATTATCTGACCAAATGGTACGGTTCAGTAAAAATGGACAAAAAATTAATTGATGCTCTTTTTACAAACTACTATGGGTTGTTTATATTAGCAAATTATGTAGGAGTTTTAGTACCTATAGTTGTAGTTGGTTTCCGTCGCTTTCGCAACATACGTAATATTACTATTAGTGCAGTAATAACTGTAATTGCACTTTGGGTTAACCGTTTTCTAATTGTGGTGCCAACACTTGAAACTCCTTACATTCCAATTCAGGATACAAGGTCTGAATGGCTAACTTATTCATCTACATGGGTGGAATGGTCATTAACAATGGCCGGAGTTGCGGTATTTTGTATGTTATTTATGCTGGCAACTAAACTGGTTCCAATAGTTTCTATATCGGAGCTTGCCGAAGAAAATGAGCGTGGATTAATGCGTGAATAA
- a CDS encoding cytochrome c has protein sequence MQSFIVLQEKPKEWKVPTKYQKMENPTKGDADLKVGKMLYNKNCKSCHGNKGLGDGPKAKKLDTFPGNFSKDLKGQADGSIFYKSLFGRDEMPNYEKDIPDENDMWNIINYMRTFEK, from the coding sequence ATGCAATCTTTTATTGTATTACAGGAAAAACCGAAAGAGTGGAAAGTTCCGACTAAATATCAGAAAATGGAAAATCCTACAAAAGGGGATGCTGATCTTAAAGTTGGGAAAATGCTTTACAATAAAAATTGCAAGTCATGCCACGGTAATAAGGGACTGGGTGATGGCCCTAAAGCAAAAAAACTTGATACTTTCCCAGGTAACTTTTCTAAAGACCTGAAAGGGCAAGCTGATGGATCGATATTTTATAAGTCATTATTTGGCAGGGATGAAATGCCCAATTATGAAAAAGATATTCCTGATGAAAATGATATGTGGAATATCATTAATTATATGAGAACTTTTGAGAAGTAA
- a CDS encoding 6,7-dimethyl-8-ribityllumazine synthase: MQTNKSNGTNNDFNLIPSAENFSFGIVVAEWNKEITEALYEGACNTLIQYGATEEAIEKYSVPGAFELSYAAKALVENRLFDAIIVLACVIKGETPHFDYICQAVANGITQVNIDADIPVIFGVLTTNNLEQAQDRAGGKFGNKGSEAAISAIKMAALNDHLLDEEFFEEDDDFDEDDDFDDDAF; this comes from the coding sequence ATGCAGACAAACAAAAGTAATGGTACTAATAACGATTTTAATTTAATACCATCAGCCGAAAACTTTTCGTTTGGGATTGTTGTAGCTGAATGGAATAAAGAAATAACCGAAGCACTTTATGAAGGAGCCTGCAATACACTCATCCAATATGGCGCGACGGAAGAAGCAATAGAAAAATATTCAGTTCCTGGAGCATTTGAACTTTCATATGCAGCAAAAGCCCTTGTAGAAAACAGACTATTTGATGCAATTATAGTTTTAGCTTGCGTTATCAAAGGCGAAACTCCTCATTTCGATTATATTTGTCAAGCAGTAGCAAACGGAATCACCCAAGTAAATATAGATGCTGATATCCCTGTAATTTTTGGAGTTTTAACGACCAATAATCTTGAGCAAGCCCAAGACCGTGCCGGTGGGAAATTTGGGAACAAAGGTTCTGAAGCAGCAATTTCAGCCATCAAAATGGCAGCTTTAAACGATCATTTATTAGATGAGGAGTTTTTTGAAGAAGATGACGACTTTGATGAAGATGATGACTTCGATGATGATGCATTCTAA